CATCCCTTCAACTCCCGCTGCAACTCCGCCAGCAGGTTCAACGCCTCGCGCGGAGTCAGCCCATCCACATCCGCCTCCGCCAACCGATCCACAATCCTCTGCGACAGCGGTGTAAACATAGTCATCTGCATCTGCGCCCCCTGCGCAGGCGAAGCCTCTCTCACCTGCTGCGTCTCCGCCCGTTCATGCACCTTCAACACCTCACGAGCCCTCGCGATCACAACACTCGGCAAACCAGCCAGCCGCGCAACCTCAATCCCATAGCTCTTACTCGCAGGCCCCGCCTCCACCGTGTGTAGAAACACAATCCCCCCCGCAGTCTCTTTCACCGTCACACGCAGATTCGTCAGCCGCGCCAGCCGATCCGCAAGCAGCGTCAGCTCATGATAGTGCGTCGCAAACAGAGTTCTCGCTCCAATCCGGTCATGCAAATATTCCACCGTCGCCCAGGCCAGGCTCAATCCGTCATAAGTAGCCGTACCGCGTCCCATCTCGTCCAGCAGCACCAGCGAGCGGTTCGTCGCCGTATTCAGGATCGCAGCCGTCTCCGTCATCTCGACCATAAACGTCGATCGCCCCCGCGCCACATTATCGCTCGCCCCGATGCGCGTATAAATCCTATCCACCAATCCCAGCCGCATTCCTTCGGCCGGAACGAAGCTTCCCATCTGCGCCATCACCACCAGCAGCGCGGCCATGCGCAGATACGTACTCTTTCCTCCCATATTCGGTCCTGTAATCAGCAGTACCGCAGGCCCAGCGTCGGCATCCAGATGAACGGAGTTCGGCACAAACCTCCCGCCACCCGACTCCTCCATCCGTCTCTCCACCACAGGATGCCGCGCCTGCACAAACTCCAGCACGCCCGACACTTCAATCTGCGGCCGCACCCATCCGCGCAGCGCAGCCAGATGAGCAAAGCAACCCAGCAGGTCGATCTCCGCAATCTTCCTCGCAGTCTCCCGCATCCGCCCCGCGGCCTCCAGCAACTGTCTTCGCAACTCCGCAAAGATCCTTCGCTCAATCTCTCCGCTTCGTTCCTGAGCGGTCAAGATCTTCGTCTCATACTCCTTCAACTCAGGAGTCGTAAATCGTTCCGCATTCACCAGCGTCTGCTTCCGCTCATAATCAGCCGGCACCGCCTTGGCATTTGCCTTGGTCACCTCAAGGTAGTACCCGAACACATTATTGAACCGCACCTTCAACGACCCAATCCCCGTCCGTCCGCGCTCTCGTTCTTCAATCGCCGCCAGCGCCTGTCGTCCACTGCGGCTCAACTCGCGCAGCTCATCCAGATCCGGATCGACGCCCACGCGAATCGCTCCGCCATCGCCAATCGACACTGGTGGCTCCTCTGCAATCGTTCGCACAATCA
The Edaphobacter lichenicola genome window above contains:
- the mutS gene encoding DNA mismatch repair protein MutS — its product is MTNETVANLAGEAAGATPAMRQYFAAKEQYPDCLLFCRIGDFYELFYEDAILVSRLLQLTLTARDREKKQPMCGVPYHAAEVYLQKLLRMGYKIALLEQMEDPKQTKSVVRREVTRVLTPGTALDPALGAEQSNYLASVAVLGAGAIQSCGLALLDLSTGEFRATEFSGAGGWAALVDELGRVRPVELLYGSGLLGGVNLAGESETAAGLDAIRTKTAVEEWVFTAEYAVPLVRNHFKVHSLDGMGLGGHEAAAVAAGALLHYMRATKQGGLEHVDGLRFYERSTCLELDAVSVRNLELVEPLFSGESAQTTLFYTMDACCTPMGKRLLRASLLRPASGMGEIEARLEAVGEAAGDLRRREDLRRSMDGVLDLERLLGRVALDSAGPREVVALAKTLGCLPGVVGAVKAFSALRWRELGESVDPLEDLHEMIVRTIAEEPPVSIGDGGAIRVGVDPDLDELRELSRSGRQALAAIEERERGRTGIGSLKVRFNNVFGYYLEVTKANAKAVPADYERKQTLVNAERFTTPELKEYETKILTAQERSGEIERRIFAELRRQLLEAAGRMRETARKIAEIDLLGCFAHLAALRGWVRPQIEVSGVLEFVQARHPVVERRMEESGGGRFVPNSVHLDADAGPAVLLITGPNMGGKSTYLRMAALLVVMAQMGSFVPAEGMRLGLVDRIYTRIGASDNVARGRSTFMVEMTETAAILNTATNRSLVLLDEMGRGTATYDGLSLAWATVEYLHDRIGARTLFATHYHELTLLADRLARLTNLRVTVKETAGGIVFLHTVEAGPASKSYGIEVARLAGLPSVVIARAREVLKVHERAETQQVREASPAQGAQMQMTMFTPLSQRIVDRLAEADVDGLTPREALNLLAELQRELKG